In the Ipomoea triloba cultivar NCNSP0323 chromosome 6, ASM357664v1 genome, one interval contains:
- the LOC116022600 gene encoding 3-isopropylmalate dehydratase small subunit 3-like: MAASTAFSGSLTFNISSAQHNTSRLTHLSSAILPSNVRIHSCKPLVSTSTPSQSHRILTSLRSAAAAADSTTTTFHGVCYVVGDNIDTDQIIPAEYLTLVPSKPEEYQKLGSYALCGLPSTYQTRFVEPGEFKSKYSIVIVGDNFGCGSSREHAPVALGAAGVSAVVAESYARIFFRNSVSTGEIYPLESEVRICEECKTGDVVSVELGENKLINHTTGKEYKLKPIGDAGPVVEADGIFAYARKTGMIPSRQA, translated from the coding sequence ATGGCGGCTTCAACAGCATTCTCCGGCTCCCTCACTTTCAACATTTCCTCCGCTCAACACAACACTTCTCGTCTCACCCATCTTTCTTCCGCAATACTCCCTTCCAATGTCCGTATCCACTCCTGCAAGCCCCTTGTTTCTACTTCCACTCCCTCACAATCTCACCGAATACTCACCTCTCTTCgatccgccgccgccgccgccgactcAACAACTACCACCTTCCACGGCGTCTGTTACGTTGTTGGCGACAACATCGACACTGACCAAATCATTCCCGCCGAGTACCTTACCCTAGTCCCTTCCAAACCGGAGGAATACCAAAAGCTGGGGTCCTATGCCCTATGCGGACTCCCATCTACCTACCAAACCCGATTCGTCGAACCCGGCGAATTCAAATCTAAGTACTCAATTGTTATCGTGGGCGATAATTTCGGGTGCGGCTCCTCTCGTGAGCATGCCCCCGTTGCCCTCGGCGCCGCCGGTGTGTCGGCGGTGGTGGCGGAGTCTTACGCCCGGATATTCTTCCGGAACTCGGTGTCCACCGGGGAGATTTATCCGCTGGAATCCGAGGTGAGGATATGCGAGGAGTGCAAGACGGGAGATGTGGTGAGTGTTGAGCTGGGTGAAAATAAGTTGATCAACCACACTACTGGGAAGGAATACAAGCTGAAACCAATCGGGGATGCTGGCCCGGTGGTTGAAGCCGATGGGATTTTCGCCTACGCAAGGAAGACGGGGATGATCCCTTCCCGCCAGGCCTAG
- the LOC116022611 gene encoding uncharacterized protein LOC116022611, protein MVLMSLLRVTVVGENLINGQRTRSHLWLVDWAGSERTRSHLWLVDWAGSERTRSHLWLIEYLVTLRRDSLDVKEEDYYTSLYNESQAQFNTYVREGTVSNNYAHIFYLLTRLRQVSMAVWRKTKLTKKALFQVVLSY, encoded by the exons ATGGTACTGATGAG CTTGTTGCGGGTGACTGTAGTGGgagaaaatttaataaatggaCAGAGGACAAGGAGCCACCTCTGGTTGGTAGACTGGGCAGGGAGTGAGAGGACAAGGAGCCACCTCTGGTTGGTAGACTGGGCAGGGAGTGAGAGGACAAGGAGCCACCTCTGGTTAATagaatatttg GTGACACTGAGACGGGATTCTCTTGATGTCAAAGAAGAAGATTACTATACATCTTTATATAATGAGAGTCAAGCTCAATTTAATAC ATATGTTCGGGAAGGAACTGTGTCGAATAACTACGCCCACATTTTTTACCTCCTCACACGCCTGCGACAG GTGTCAATGGCGGTTTG GCGCAAGACGAAACTAACAAAAAAGGCTCTATTTCAAGTTGTTCTTTCATATTAG